The proteins below are encoded in one region of Desulfuromonadaceae bacterium:
- the ybgF gene encoding tol-pal system protein YbgF — protein sequence MQNDPSFVKKCVLIVTVLLPLLLTACAATPRTTALSPASAEALERLAADQQKLDQRLVQLQDNLLLLEARVMDQQAVIEQLREAAPSAPADIATVPQTEVTPAELYRKAFAAYAAGDYPQGETDFTRFVALFPNNEYVTNARFWLAECYLAQSKHPRAAATFHSIAEDYPRSALAPKALWKEAVTYERSGATQKAAEVLTTLRKRYPGSSEARKPLN from the coding sequence ATGCAGAACGATCCATCCTTCGTCAAAAAATGCGTCCTGATCGTCACGGTGCTTTTGCCCTTGTTGCTTACTGCCTGTGCCGCGACGCCTCGGACAACGGCGCTTTCCCCGGCATCTGCGGAGGCGCTGGAACGTTTGGCCGCTGATCAGCAGAAACTTGACCAGCGCCTCGTCCAGCTTCAGGACAACCTGTTGCTCCTCGAAGCACGGGTTATGGATCAGCAGGCGGTGATCGAGCAGTTGCGCGAGGCCGCCCCTTCTGCTCCGGCAGATATTGCAACGGTGCCACAGACAGAAGTCACCCCGGCTGAACTTTATCGCAAGGCTTTTGCCGCGTATGCAGCGGGTGATTATCCCCAGGGAGAAACCGATTTCACCCGCTTCGTCGCCCTGTTTCCGAACAACGAATATGTCACCAATGCAAGATTCTGGCTGGCGGAATGTTATCTGGCGCAAAGTAAACATCCGCGAGCGGCGGCAACCTTCCACAGCATCGCTGAGGATTATCCTCGTTCCGCACTTGCGCCAAAAGCCTTATGGAAAGAGGCCGTAACGTACGAGCGTAGCGGCGCGACACAGAAAGCAGCCGAAGTCCTGACCACGTTGCGCAAACGCTATCCCGGCAGCAGCGAAGCACGCAAGCCGTTAAACTGA
- a CDS encoding DUF494 domain-containing protein, with protein MNSKPFRERVLAIVSLIAQYVLDDSEIPANSDIVDELLSVGFKEEEIDAAFSWMENVSLPHRAPTSLGNIHPTNRVFSQAETRVLSADARGFLTQLRNLGILDDIVLEEIIDKAVHGYDDDIGLKELKTLTILTLFAHAHYDWLREVDCILEDDWSRLYH; from the coding sequence ATGAATTCAAAACCGTTTCGTGAACGGGTTCTGGCCATTGTCAGCCTGATCGCTCAATATGTTCTGGATGACAGCGAAATCCCCGCCAACAGCGACATCGTCGATGAATTACTGTCGGTCGGTTTCAAGGAAGAGGAAATCGATGCGGCTTTTTCGTGGATGGAGAACGTCTCGCTACCGCATCGCGCACCGACCTCGCTGGGGAACATTCATCCCACCAACCGCGTCTTCAGTCAGGCAGAAACACGCGTTCTCTCGGCGGATGCCCGCGGTTTTCTGACCCAACTGCGCAACCTCGGCATTCTTGACGACATTGTTCTTGAAGAGATTATCGACAAAGCGGTTCACGGCTACGATGATGATATTGGTTTAAAGGAGCTCAAAACGCTGACCATTTTGACCCTCTTCGCCCACGCCCATTACGACTGGCTCCGCGAAGTTGACTGCATCCTGGAGGATGACTGGTCACGACTCTATCACTGA
- the dprA gene encoding DNA-processing protein DprA — protein MTETEQHWLRLHLTPGLGRTGLLRLVGTFGSPAAACGASPADWIARAGTRPDVAHNRPSADFCAATCDRLNQLAVRIISIFDPAYPQPLAAIHDPPTLLYVRGQLPEQDAFAVVGSRQPLAGNRQWATALCAELAAHDITIVSGLARGIDSAAHTGALEGKGQTIAVLGCGIDRIYPRENARLFERIPEQGAIISEYPPDAPPVAGHFPGRNRIISGLSKGVLVVEAAAESGSLITVDFALEQGREVFAAPGAVYASGSIGVNRLLKEGAQPVTEARDILEYLWPATPPRETVQKHQSFAETLTGAALQTYLALGPEPLHGDDLVRKTGLTPIELSAILLHLELQGGITQLPGSRYIRADF, from the coding sequence ATGACCGAAACAGAACAGCACTGGCTGCGTCTCCACCTGACCCCCGGACTCGGTCGTACCGGTCTGCTACGTCTCGTCGGCACTTTCGGCTCTCCAGCTGCTGCGTGTGGCGCTTCCCCTGCGGACTGGATCGCCCGCGCCGGAACCCGCCCCGATGTTGCGCATAATCGTCCATCTGCCGATTTTTGTGCCGCAACGTGCGACCGCCTGAACCAACTCGCGGTGCGCATTATCTCGATCTTTGACCCCGCCTACCCGCAACCGCTCGCGGCAATACACGATCCGCCAACACTCCTCTATGTCCGCGGCCAGTTGCCGGAACAAGACGCCTTTGCCGTTGTTGGCAGTCGCCAGCCCCTGGCCGGGAACCGCCAGTGGGCAACCGCCCTGTGCGCGGAACTGGCGGCTCACGATATCACGATTGTCAGCGGGCTGGCCCGCGGCATCGACAGTGCCGCACACACCGGCGCGCTGGAAGGTAAAGGACAAACCATCGCGGTTCTCGGTTGCGGTATCGATCGCATCTACCCGCGAGAAAACGCCCGGCTGTTTGAGCGAATCCCCGAGCAGGGCGCGATTATTTCAGAATACCCGCCAGACGCACCGCCGGTTGCCGGTCATTTTCCCGGTCGCAACCGGATTATCAGCGGACTGAGCAAAGGCGTCCTGGTCGTCGAGGCCGCAGCGGAAAGCGGGTCACTGATTACCGTCGACTTTGCCCTTGAACAGGGCCGCGAAGTTTTTGCCGCGCCGGGTGCGGTTTATGCCTCCGGCAGTATTGGCGTCAATCGGCTGTTGAAAGAGGGGGCTCAACCGGTGACCGAAGCACGCGATATCCTTGAATATCTCTGGCCAGCAACCCCCCCGCGCGAAACCGTGCAGAAGCACCAGAGCTTTGCCGAAACATTGACCGGCGCAGCACTGCAAACCTATCTTGCCCTCGGTCCGGAACCGTTGCATGGTGACGATCTGGTGCGGAAAACCGGCTTGACACCTATAGAGCTTTCCGCTATTTTACTGCACCTGGAGCTACAGGGAGGCATAACGCAACTCCCCGGTTCGCGCTATATCCGCGCCGATTTTTAG
- a CDS encoding LysM peptidoglycan-binding domain-containing protein — protein MLLRGILLLVLILGTATVTFAETPRVYVVKKGDTLWGISERFIKDPHFWPSLWSKNPEIPNPHLIYPGQKLFIYSDRIEVVPVAPEPQQGAEDVAVAEPDKVAAVATSAPSKMVKIPPVAISFITPEELKDSGTLVDTVDERALISRENIVFVKMRDLAATIPGDKFTLFKVGEQVLHPVTQQPAGFKVFNLGQLEVLSIGKDVATAKIIAVDREIERGARLRPYIETPREVALRKTGRVLEGYLLTSANDRVTIGSNEIVYIDLGQKDGLAPGNMLQIFRPGQATGLGLQQPETRMPDTQLGKAVVIEVRATTATALTLSANNYIENGDQVVTISE, from the coding sequence ATGTTGTTACGTGGAATCCTTCTATTGGTTTTGATTTTGGGAACAGCGACGGTAACGTTCGCCGAGACCCCGCGCGTGTATGTCGTCAAGAAAGGCGATACCCTCTGGGGGATTTCCGAGCGCTTCATCAAAGATCCACATTTCTGGCCGAGTCTCTGGTCAAAAAATCCTGAAATCCCCAATCCCCATCTGATTTATCCGGGACAAAAGCTGTTTATCTACAGTGACCGTATCGAGGTTGTGCCGGTTGCCCCTGAACCGCAGCAGGGAGCGGAAGATGTGGCCGTCGCAGAACCGGATAAAGTAGCGGCGGTGGCAACATCAGCACCGAGCAAAATGGTCAAAATCCCTCCGGTTGCCATCAGCTTTATCACCCCCGAGGAACTGAAAGATAGTGGAACGCTGGTCGACACCGTCGATGAACGCGCCCTGATCAGCCGGGAAAATATCGTTTTCGTCAAAATGCGCGATCTTGCTGCGACCATTCCGGGTGACAAGTTCACCCTTTTTAAAGTGGGCGAGCAGGTTCTTCATCCGGTCACACAGCAGCCCGCTGGCTTTAAGGTATTCAATCTCGGTCAACTTGAAGTTCTGTCTATCGGCAAAGATGTCGCCACCGCTAAAATCATTGCCGTCGACCGGGAAATTGAGCGCGGAGCTCGTCTGCGGCCGTACATTGAAACCCCCAGGGAAGTGGCGTTGAGAAAAACGGGGCGGGTGCTCGAAGGCTACCTGCTGACGTCAGCGAATGATCGGGTAACGATCGGCTCCAACGAAATCGTCTACATTGATCTGGGCCAAAAGGACGGACTTGCGCCAGGGAACATGCTGCAAATTTTCCGTCCCGGACAGGCGACCGGACTTGGCTTGCAGCAACCGGAGACGCGGATGCCGGACACTCAACTGGGCAAGGCGGTGGTCATTGAAGTCCGTGCCACAACGGCAACGGCCCTGACCCTGAGTGCCAACAACTACATCGAGAATGGCGACCAGGTCGTCACGATCAGCGAGTAA